A region of Corvus cornix cornix isolate S_Up_H32 chromosome 3, ASM73873v5, whole genome shotgun sequence DNA encodes the following proteins:
- the FOXN2 gene encoding forkhead box protein N2 isoform X2: protein MGPVTGMTPDKKAETPGAEKAAGLRQCHGMGSLPDAGDAGKPKATVVDRDSADDELTNLNWLHESTNLLTNFSLGSEGLPIVSPLYDIEGDSVPSFSPSCYQNPEKKSSTSKPPYSFSLLIYMAIEQSPNKSLPVKEIYSWILDRFPYFATAPTGWKNSVRHNLSLNKCFRKVEKSHGKVNGKGSLWCVDPKYKPNLVQALKKQPFSSALAFYTPPASPPRSSSPHYLTSVLQQNHGRSLKESDIDAATAMMLLNTSIQQGMLDCEKPQPLKTPKKRSYGSAFNPPSSINLQENDATATNIDPSEDHNYSASSMGSQRCASRSSVSSLSSLDEVYEFISKSSHDGSDGSEGFHSEVDTDVDYEDDPLGDSGYASQPCGDTSEESQPSKKVLEELCQEIDEELKEAAGSLLHLAGIQTCLSSLISTAKTHCHKQRKK, encoded by the exons ATGGGTCCAGTCACTGGAATGACTCCGGATAAGAAAGCTGAAACGCCCGgagcagaaaaagctgcaggACTACGGCAGTGCCATGGGATGGGCAGCCTGCCCGACGCGGGCGATGCCGGCAAGCCGAAGGCCACCGTGGTGGACAGAGATTCAGCAGATGATGAGCTCACGAATTTGAACTGGCTGCACGAAAGTACTAACCTGCTAACAAACTTCAGCCTTGGCAGCGAGGGCCTTCCAATTGTTAGCCCCTTGTACGACATCGAGGGTGACAGTGTGCCATCCTTCTCACCATCCTGCTACCAGAACCCTGAGAAAAAATCCTCCACTTCCAAACCCCCTTACTCTTTCAGCCTTCTCATTTACATGGCGATTGAGCAGTCCCCCAACAAGAGCTTGCCAGTCAAAGAAATCTACAGCTGGATCCTGGACCGCTTCCCCTACTTTGCCACGGCCCCCACCGGTTGGAAGAACTCGGTCCGACACAACCTCTCCTTGAACAAGTGTTTCCGAAAGGTGGAGAAAAGCCATGGCAAG GTGAATGGAAAAGGGTCGTTGTGGTGTGTTGACCCAAAATATAAACCTAATCTTGTCCAAGCACTGAAAAAACAGCCTTTTTCCTCAGCACTTGCATTTTATACTCCACCGGCGTCACCACCCAG gTCGTCATCCCCTCACTACCTGACTTCAGTCCTTCAGCAGAATCATGGCCGATCTCTGAAAG AATCTGATATTGATGCTGCTACTGCAATGATGCTGTTAAATACTTCCATTCAACAAGGGATGCTGGACT GCGAGAAACCTCAGCCTCTGAAGACACCCAAGAAGAGGAGCTACGGCAGCGCGTTCAATCCTCCCAGCTCCATCAACCTGCAGGAGAACGACGCCACAGCCACCAACATTGATCCGAGCGAGGATCACAACTACAGTGCCAGCAGCATGGGCTCCCAGCGCTGCGCATCCAGGTCCAGCGTGTCTTCCCTGTCCTCCCTGGACGAGGTGTACGAGTTCATCTCCAAGAGCAGCCACGACGGCAGCGATGGCAGCGAGGGCTTTCACAGCGAGGTGGATACGGACGTGGACTATGAAGATGATCCTCTGGGAGACAGTGGCTATGCATCCCAACCTTGTGGAGATACCTCTGAGGAAAGTCAGCCCAGCAAGAAAGTACTCGAGGAGCTGTGTCAGGAAATCGATGAGGagctgaaggaagcagcagggtCTCTGCTTCACCTTGCTGGCATCCAAACGTGCTTGAGTTCCTTAATAAGTACTGCAAAGACCCACTGtcacaagcaaaggaaaaaataa
- the FOXN2 gene encoding forkhead box protein N2 isoform X1, translating to MGPVTGMTPDKKAETPGAEKAAGLRQCHGMGSLPDAGDAGKPKATVVDRDSADDELTNLNWLHESTNLLTNFSLGSEGLPIVSPLYDIEGDSVPSFSPSCYQNPEKKSSTSKPPYSFSLLIYMAIEQSPNKSLPVKEIYSWILDRFPYFATAPTGWKNSVRHNLSLNKCFRKVEKSHGKVNGKGSLWCVDPKYKPNLVQALKKQPFSSALAFYTPPASPPSRSSSPHYLTSVLQQNHGRSLKESDIDAATAMMLLNTSIQQGMLDCEKPQPLKTPKKRSYGSAFNPPSSINLQENDATATNIDPSEDHNYSASSMGSQRCASRSSVSSLSSLDEVYEFISKSSHDGSDGSEGFHSEVDTDVDYEDDPLGDSGYASQPCGDTSEESQPSKKVLEELCQEIDEELKEAAGSLLHLAGIQTCLSSLISTAKTHCHKQRKK from the exons ATGGGTCCAGTCACTGGAATGACTCCGGATAAGAAAGCTGAAACGCCCGgagcagaaaaagctgcaggACTACGGCAGTGCCATGGGATGGGCAGCCTGCCCGACGCGGGCGATGCCGGCAAGCCGAAGGCCACCGTGGTGGACAGAGATTCAGCAGATGATGAGCTCACGAATTTGAACTGGCTGCACGAAAGTACTAACCTGCTAACAAACTTCAGCCTTGGCAGCGAGGGCCTTCCAATTGTTAGCCCCTTGTACGACATCGAGGGTGACAGTGTGCCATCCTTCTCACCATCCTGCTACCAGAACCCTGAGAAAAAATCCTCCACTTCCAAACCCCCTTACTCTTTCAGCCTTCTCATTTACATGGCGATTGAGCAGTCCCCCAACAAGAGCTTGCCAGTCAAAGAAATCTACAGCTGGATCCTGGACCGCTTCCCCTACTTTGCCACGGCCCCCACCGGTTGGAAGAACTCGGTCCGACACAACCTCTCCTTGAACAAGTGTTTCCGAAAGGTGGAGAAAAGCCATGGCAAG GTGAATGGAAAAGGGTCGTTGTGGTGTGTTGACCCAAAATATAAACCTAATCTTGTCCAAGCACTGAAAAAACAGCCTTTTTCCTCAGCACTTGCATTTTATACTCCACCGGCGTCACCACCCAG taggTCGTCATCCCCTCACTACCTGACTTCAGTCCTTCAGCAGAATCATGGCCGATCTCTGAAAG AATCTGATATTGATGCTGCTACTGCAATGATGCTGTTAAATACTTCCATTCAACAAGGGATGCTGGACT GCGAGAAACCTCAGCCTCTGAAGACACCCAAGAAGAGGAGCTACGGCAGCGCGTTCAATCCTCCCAGCTCCATCAACCTGCAGGAGAACGACGCCACAGCCACCAACATTGATCCGAGCGAGGATCACAACTACAGTGCCAGCAGCATGGGCTCCCAGCGCTGCGCATCCAGGTCCAGCGTGTCTTCCCTGTCCTCCCTGGACGAGGTGTACGAGTTCATCTCCAAGAGCAGCCACGACGGCAGCGATGGCAGCGAGGGCTTTCACAGCGAGGTGGATACGGACGTGGACTATGAAGATGATCCTCTGGGAGACAGTGGCTATGCATCCCAACCTTGTGGAGATACCTCTGAGGAAAGTCAGCCCAGCAAGAAAGTACTCGAGGAGCTGTGTCAGGAAATCGATGAGGagctgaaggaagcagcagggtCTCTGCTTCACCTTGCTGGCATCCAAACGTGCTTGAGTTCCTTAATAAGTACTGCAAAGACCCACTGtcacaagcaaaggaaaaaataa